A portion of the Oncorhynchus gorbuscha isolate QuinsamMale2020 ecotype Even-year linkage group LG07, OgorEven_v1.0, whole genome shotgun sequence genome contains these proteins:
- the LOC124039690 gene encoding LOW QUALITY PROTEIN: serine/threonine-protein kinase greatwall-like (The sequence of the model RefSeq protein was modified relative to this genomic sequence to represent the inferred CDS: deleted 2 bases in 1 codon; substituted 1 base at 1 genomic stop codon), translated as MDAGEKQGACSLSCADGKVSVIPKPASIEDFVVLKPISRGAFGKVYLARKKSNARLYAIKVVKKADMRDKNMADQMKAERDALALSKSPFVVHLFYCLQSATKVYLVMEYLIGGDVKSLLHIYGYFDEDMSVKYISEVARALDYLHRHGITHRDLKPDNMLVSNEGHIKLTDFGLSKVKLDRELSLADIMTTPSLAMPKQDYFRTPGQVLSLISSLGLNTPAVEGKRHSSGSAVFSPMSCGKIEQRKNSLSSPLRRQNEYLRSPVCLSRTLGPNSCVFSPYALAKSLTPRLLKSRRRFDTMSTGGSQSCIFPSTTDSEGGVSPLWELEQKEIENVPYLYGRNASGQTGGKVTSDIRMLGQGSALASLDNLELRGQLHQEPSTGELSRNAKQEPHVGKRLQFNKVEQSAPPKKPELSQPIRGNVSGAESICATKGKPMEVQSGVTSAVKRGFEEVEKSPEQLESLSKKRDSEYQRCSGVPEVALKYCTGLTGVFANVHLEEFESKGQGTAKGQVPKRSSPIAVTKNLLCELDDLAEGVFVEGRSFGEDHERSSSPSIDSEGSVHEMSINVNSPSPKWSTHSAKEGHLALDNSEISLSHPPSLVXTALPGNMLTLRGGVSKRSFLDRVPELDPSVTKSPSFLKPRNVVAFRSYCSSINRSNMSWNSRLSLGSVEAMDMATSASYHSMPAAVTPVQKRPNSNSFLYQTPQTMTTSHTPFRTPKSVRRAPVPVEGVPILGTPDYLAPELLLGIPHDYMVDWWALGVCLFEFLTGVPPFNDETPQLVFQNILNRDIPWPDGDEELSHNSRNAIELLLTMDMNKRAGLKELRSHALFAGLDWDNLQNQTMPFIPQPEDETDTSYFDARNTAQHLVMSGFSL; from the exons ATGGATGCGGGTGAAAAGCAGGGTGCGTGCTCCCTTTCCTGTGCAGATGGGAAGGTATCCGTTATTCCAAAACCTGCCTCAATCGAAGACTTCGTTGTTTTGAAGCCCATCAGCCGTGGTGCCTTTGGAAAGGTTTACCTTGCACGGAAGAAAAGCAATGCACGCTTATATGCAATCAAG GTGGTGAAGAAAGCAGACATGCGCGACAAAAATATGGCAGATCAGATGAAGGCAGAGCGGGACGCATTGGCCCTCAGCAAAAGTCCCTTTGTCGTGCACCTCTTCTACTGTCTCCAATCAGCAACAAAAGTGTATTTG GTGATGGAATACCTTATTGGAGGGGATGTGAAATCACTTCTTCACATCTATGGGTATTTTGATGAGGACATGTCAGTGAAATACATTTCAGAGGTGGCACGTGCTTTAGACTACCTCCATCGCCATGGAATCACCCACAG GGACCTAAAGCCGGACAATATGCTTGTGTCTAATGAAGGCCACATCAAGCTTACAGACTTTGGCCTCTCCAAAGTCAAGCTTGACAGAG AATTGAGTCTTGCCGATATCATGACAACTCCATCTTTGGCAATGCCTAAACAAGATTATTTCCGCACCCCTGGTCAAGTCCTGTCTTTGATCAGCTCTCTTGGACTT AACACGCCAGCAGTGGAGGGCAAGCGGCACAGCAGCGGCTCTGCTGTGTTTAGCCCTATGTCATGTGGGAAAATTGAACAGCGGAAAAACTCGCTCAGTTCGCCCTTGAGGAGACAGAATGAATACCTGCGTTCCCCTGTCTGCCTTAGCCGGACTTTGG GACCCAACAGCTGTGTGTTCAGCCCATATGCTTTGGCCAAGAGCCTGACTCCCAGGCTGCTCAAGTCCAGGAGGAGGTTTGACACCATGAGCACAGGCGGCAGCCAATCATGCATCTTCCCCTCCACCACTGACTCTGAGGGAGGTGTCAGCCCACTTTGGGAGCTGGAGCAG AAGGAGATTGAGAACGTGCCATACCTATATGGTAGGAATGCAAGTGGACAAACGGGAGGAAAGGTGACCTCTGATATTAGGATGCTGGGCCAGGGCTCTGCCCTGGCATCGTTGGACAACTTGGAACTACGTGGACAGCTCCACCAAGAACCCAGTACCGGAGAACTGTCCAGGAATGCCAAACAGGAACCCCATGTTGGAAAGAGGCTTCAGTTTAACAAAGTGGAGCAATCTGCCCCACCCAAGAAGCCTGAACTCTCTCAACCAATCAGAGGCAATGTTTCTGGAGCTGAAAGTATCTGTGCCACCAAAGGGAAACCAATGGAAGTCCAGTCTGGGGTAACCTCAGCAGTAAAGAGAGGGTTTGAGGAGGTGGAGAAAAGTCCTGAGCAGTTGGAATCGCTTTCCAAGAAGAGAGACTCTGAGTACCAGAGGTGTTCTGGGGTCCCAGAAGTGGCTTTGAAGTATTGTACTGGTCTGACCGGGGTGTTTGCCAATGTTCATTTGGAGGAGTTTGAATCTAAGGGTCAAGGGACTGCTAAAGGACAGGTGCCCAAACGCTCTAGTCCCATTGCTGTGACTAAAAACCTCCTGTGTGAGTTGGATGACCTAGCAGAGGGGGTCTTTGTTGAGGGCAGGTCTTTTGGTGAAGACCATGAGCGGAGCAGCAGCCCGAGCATCGACTCTGAGGGGTCGGTTCATGAAATGTCCATCAATGTCAACAGCCCATCCCCAAAGTGGTCGACTCATAGTGCCAAAGAAGGGCATTTGGCATTAGACAACAGCGAAATATCACTCAGCCACCCACCGTCGCTAGTATA AACAGCACTGCCGGGTAACATGCTCACCCTGCGAGGAGGCGTATCCAAACGCTCCTTCCTTGACAGAGTCCCCGAGCTGGACCCCAGTGTGACCAAGTCACCCTCGTTCCTCAAGCCCAGGAACGTGGTGGCCTTCCGGAGCTACTGCAGCTCCATCAACCGCTCCAACATGTCGTGGAACTCACGCCTCAGCCTGGGCTCAGTGGAGGCCATGGATATGGCTACCTCAGCCTCCTACCACAGTATGCCTGCTGCTGTCACACCAGTCCAGAAGAGACCCAACTCCAACAGCTTCCTCTATCAG ACCCCACAGACGATGACAACATCCCACACTCCATTCAGGACCCCCAAGAGTGTCCGACGTGCTCCGGTACCTGTGGAGGGAGTACCGATTTTAGGCACCCCAGACTACCTAGCCCCAGAGCTGCTATTGGGGATACCACATG ACTACATGGTGGACTGGTGGGCCttgggtgtgtgtctgtttgagttCCTCACCGGTGTGCCCCCCTTCAATGACGAAACCCCTCAGCTTGTCTTCCAGAATATTCTCAACAGAG ATATCCCATGGCCTGATGGTGATGAGGAGCTATCCCACAATTCCCGGAATGCCATAGAGCTCTTACTCACCATGGATATGAACAAACGGGCTGGCCTCAAAG AACTGAGGAGCCACGCTCTCTTTGCGGGTTTGGACTGGGATAACCTCCAGAACCAGACAATGCCCTTCATCCCCCAGCCGGAGGACGAAACAGACACGTCATACTTTGATGCTAGAAACACTGCCCAGCACCTAGTCATGTCTGGATTCAGTCTGTAG
- the LOC124039689 gene encoding ATP-dependent zinc metalloprotease YME1L1-like isoform X2: MFSFSTTFQPQVTSQLIGQLINALHSLKNSASSKATASVQGLQKDVTPEQDSLLTEPAVNLRDLGLSDLRVGQLDELLNRLLPSLGSEDGPATSRWRTSHVSAESFFHNKHGLSNTKLGVFGLPMFHRPNQSPLQVVCSELQYWPVRVQNRGFKTLRKSRRVQSGYVGPAEPEGYTTTFMKGLLLRPDKAPEAESLDQVVKLKNLPGDQQDAFKSGFTEGFMKSQAFTQRTQDSLRRTRLILLVLLLVGIYGLSRTPFLSVRFRTTSGLDSQVDPVQVKSVTFEHVKGAEEAKNELQDVVEFLRNPQKFTVLGGKLPKGILLIGPPGTGKTLLARAVAGEADVPFFYASGSEFDEMFVGVGASRIRNLFKEAKANAPCVIFIDELDSVGGKRIESPMHPYSRQTINQLLAEMDGFKPNEGVIVIGATNFAEALDNALIRPGRFDMQVTVPRPDVKGRTEILNWYLQKIKVDPNVNAEIIARGTVGFTGAELENLVNQAALKAAVDGLDLVTMKELEFSKDKILMGPERKSVEIDKKNKQITAYHESGHAIVAYYTKDAMPINKATIMPRGPTLGHVSMLPENDQWSETRAQLLAQMDVSMGGRVAEELIFGDDYITTGASSDFDGATKIAKMMVTRFGMSDKLGVMTYADLTKQSPETQAAIEKEVRVLLKDSYERAKNLLKTYSDEHKTLAEALLTYETLDAKEIKLVLEGKSLDPR, encoded by the exons ATGTTTTCTTTCTCAACGACGTTCCAGCCACAG GTAACAAGTCAACTCATTGGCCAACTCATCAATGCCCTTCATTCCCTGAAGAATTCAGCCAGCTCCAAGGCAACAGCTTCTGTCCAGGGTCTGCAAAAAGATGTCACACCAGAGCAGGACTCACTGCTCACAGAG CCTGCTGTGAACCTGAGGGACCTGGGTCTATCAGACCTGAGGGTGGGACAGTTGGATGAGCTGCTGAACAGGTTACTGCCCTCACTGGGCTCGGAGGACGGCCCAGCAACCTCAAGATGGAGGACGTCCCATGTCTCCGCAGAATCTTTCTTCCACAACAAACATG GGTTGTCAAACACAAAGTTGGGTGTTTTTGGATTGCCTATGTTCCACAGACCAAACCAGAGTCCTCTACAAGTCGTCTGTTCAGAGCTCCAGTACTGGCCTG TAAGGGTCCAGAACCGAGGCTTCAAGACTCTGAGGAAGAGCAGACGTGTGCAGTCTGGTTACGTGGGGCCGGCGGAACCAGAGGGGTACACCACAACCTTCATGAAG GGCCTCCTCCTGAGACCAGACAAGGCCCCAGAAGCAGAGAGTCTAGACCAAGTGGTAAAGTTGAAGAACCTGCCAGGTGACCAACAAGATGCTTTCAAGTCTGGCTTCACAGAGGGTTTCATGAAGTCCCAGGCCTTCACTCAGAGGACACAAG ACTCACTAAGGAGGACCAGGCTGATTCTATTGGTCCTCCTCCTTGTGGGAATCTACGGCCTGTCAAGAACCCCGTTTCTCTCGG TGAGGTTCCGCACCACATCAGGCCTGGACTCGCAAGTGGACCCAGTCCAGGTGAAGAGTGTGACGTTTGAGCACGTCAAGGGGGCGGAGGAGGCCAAGAACGAACTGCAGGACGTGGTCGAGTTCCTCAGGAACCCCCAGAAGTTTACTGTGCTGGGAGGGAAGCTGCCTAAAG GCATCCTCCTGATCGGCCCCCCGGGTACAGGGAAGACACTCCTGGCTCGGGCTGTAGCCGGGGAGGCCGATGTCCCCTTCTTCTATGCCTCGGGATCTGAATTTGACGAAATGTTTGTTGGTGTTGGAGCTAGCCGCATCAGGAACCTCTTCA AAGAGGCAAAAGCCAATGCGCCTTGTGTTATCTTCATTGATGAGCTTGACAGTGTGGGGGGAAAGCGGATTGAGTCACCAATGCACCCTTActccagacagaccatcaacCAGCTACTGGCAGAGATGGATGG GTTCAAACCAAATGAAGGGGTCATCGTTATTGGCGCTACAAACTTTGCAGAGGCTTTGGATAA TGCGCTGATAAGACCGGGGAGGTTTGACATGCAGGTGACGGTCCCTCGGCCCGACGTGAAAGGACGCACGGAGATCCTCAACTGGTACCTTCAGAAGATCAAAGTGGATCCTA ACGTGAATGCAGAAATCATTGCCAGGGGGACGGTGGGGTTCACTGGGGCGGAGCTGGAGAACCTCGTGAACCAGGCGGCCCTGAAAGCAGCGGTGGATGGCCTGGACCTGGTCACCATGAAGGAACTGGAGTTCTCCAAGGACAAAATCCTCATGG GTCCTGAGCGTAAGAGTGTGGAAATCGATAAGAAGAACAAGCAAATCACAGCCTACCATGAGTCAGGCCACGCCATTGTGGCGTATTACACAAAAGATGCCATGCCCATTAACAAGGCCACCATCATGCCCCGTGGACCCACTCTCGGACAT GTGTCCATGCTCCCAGAGAATGACCAATGGAGTGAGACACGTGCTCAGCTCCTGGCCCAGATGGACGTCAGCATGGGCGGCCGCGTGGCCGAGGAACTCATCTTCGGCGACGATTACATCACAACCG GAGCATCAAGTGACTTCGACGGGGCAACTAAAATAGCCAAGATGATGGTGACCAGGTTTGGAATGAGTGACAAG CTTGGTGTCATGACCTATGCTGACCTGACTAAACAGAGCCCTGAGACGCAGGCTGCCATCGAAAAGGAAGTGAGGGTCCTGCTCAAG GACTCGTATGAGCGAGCCAAAAACCTCTTGAAGACATACAGTGACGAGCACAAGACGTTGGCTGAGGCTCTGCTA
- the LOC124039689 gene encoding ATP-dependent zinc metalloprotease YME1L1-like isoform X1, producing MFSFSTTFQPQVTSQLIGQLINALHSLKNSASSKATASVQGLQKDVTPEQDSLLTEPAVNLRDLGLSDLRVGQLDELLNRLLPSLGSEDGPATSRWRTSHVSAESFFHNKHGLSNTKLGVFGLPMFHRPNQSPLQVVCSELQYWPVRVQNRGFKTLRKSRRVQSGYVGPAEPEGYTTTFMKGLLLRPDKAPEAESLDQVVKLKNLPGDQQDAFKSGFTEGFMKSQAFTQRTQDSLRRTRLILLVLLLVGIYGLSRTPFLSGKGSFSDAVRFRTTSGLDSQVDPVQVKSVTFEHVKGAEEAKNELQDVVEFLRNPQKFTVLGGKLPKGILLIGPPGTGKTLLARAVAGEADVPFFYASGSEFDEMFVGVGASRIRNLFKEAKANAPCVIFIDELDSVGGKRIESPMHPYSRQTINQLLAEMDGFKPNEGVIVIGATNFAEALDNALIRPGRFDMQVTVPRPDVKGRTEILNWYLQKIKVDPNVNAEIIARGTVGFTGAELENLVNQAALKAAVDGLDLVTMKELEFSKDKILMGPERKSVEIDKKNKQITAYHESGHAIVAYYTKDAMPINKATIMPRGPTLGHVSMLPENDQWSETRAQLLAQMDVSMGGRVAEELIFGDDYITTGASSDFDGATKIAKMMVTRFGMSDKLGVMTYADLTKQSPETQAAIEKEVRVLLKDSYERAKNLLKTYSDEHKTLAEALLTYETLDAKEIKLVLEGKSLDPR from the exons ATGTTTTCTTTCTCAACGACGTTCCAGCCACAG GTAACAAGTCAACTCATTGGCCAACTCATCAATGCCCTTCATTCCCTGAAGAATTCAGCCAGCTCCAAGGCAACAGCTTCTGTCCAGGGTCTGCAAAAAGATGTCACACCAGAGCAGGACTCACTGCTCACAGAG CCTGCTGTGAACCTGAGGGACCTGGGTCTATCAGACCTGAGGGTGGGACAGTTGGATGAGCTGCTGAACAGGTTACTGCCCTCACTGGGCTCGGAGGACGGCCCAGCAACCTCAAGATGGAGGACGTCCCATGTCTCCGCAGAATCTTTCTTCCACAACAAACATG GGTTGTCAAACACAAAGTTGGGTGTTTTTGGATTGCCTATGTTCCACAGACCAAACCAGAGTCCTCTACAAGTCGTCTGTTCAGAGCTCCAGTACTGGCCTG TAAGGGTCCAGAACCGAGGCTTCAAGACTCTGAGGAAGAGCAGACGTGTGCAGTCTGGTTACGTGGGGCCGGCGGAACCAGAGGGGTACACCACAACCTTCATGAAG GGCCTCCTCCTGAGACCAGACAAGGCCCCAGAAGCAGAGAGTCTAGACCAAGTGGTAAAGTTGAAGAACCTGCCAGGTGACCAACAAGATGCTTTCAAGTCTGGCTTCACAGAGGGTTTCATGAAGTCCCAGGCCTTCACTCAGAGGACACAAG ACTCACTAAGGAGGACCAGGCTGATTCTATTGGTCCTCCTCCTTGTGGGAATCTACGGCCTGTCAAGAACCCCGTTTCTCTCGGGTAAAGGCTCCTTTTCTGATGCTG TGAGGTTCCGCACCACATCAGGCCTGGACTCGCAAGTGGACCCAGTCCAGGTGAAGAGTGTGACGTTTGAGCACGTCAAGGGGGCGGAGGAGGCCAAGAACGAACTGCAGGACGTGGTCGAGTTCCTCAGGAACCCCCAGAAGTTTACTGTGCTGGGAGGGAAGCTGCCTAAAG GCATCCTCCTGATCGGCCCCCCGGGTACAGGGAAGACACTCCTGGCTCGGGCTGTAGCCGGGGAGGCCGATGTCCCCTTCTTCTATGCCTCGGGATCTGAATTTGACGAAATGTTTGTTGGTGTTGGAGCTAGCCGCATCAGGAACCTCTTCA AAGAGGCAAAAGCCAATGCGCCTTGTGTTATCTTCATTGATGAGCTTGACAGTGTGGGGGGAAAGCGGATTGAGTCACCAATGCACCCTTActccagacagaccatcaacCAGCTACTGGCAGAGATGGATGG GTTCAAACCAAATGAAGGGGTCATCGTTATTGGCGCTACAAACTTTGCAGAGGCTTTGGATAA TGCGCTGATAAGACCGGGGAGGTTTGACATGCAGGTGACGGTCCCTCGGCCCGACGTGAAAGGACGCACGGAGATCCTCAACTGGTACCTTCAGAAGATCAAAGTGGATCCTA ACGTGAATGCAGAAATCATTGCCAGGGGGACGGTGGGGTTCACTGGGGCGGAGCTGGAGAACCTCGTGAACCAGGCGGCCCTGAAAGCAGCGGTGGATGGCCTGGACCTGGTCACCATGAAGGAACTGGAGTTCTCCAAGGACAAAATCCTCATGG GTCCTGAGCGTAAGAGTGTGGAAATCGATAAGAAGAACAAGCAAATCACAGCCTACCATGAGTCAGGCCACGCCATTGTGGCGTATTACACAAAAGATGCCATGCCCATTAACAAGGCCACCATCATGCCCCGTGGACCCACTCTCGGACAT GTGTCCATGCTCCCAGAGAATGACCAATGGAGTGAGACACGTGCTCAGCTCCTGGCCCAGATGGACGTCAGCATGGGCGGCCGCGTGGCCGAGGAACTCATCTTCGGCGACGATTACATCACAACCG GAGCATCAAGTGACTTCGACGGGGCAACTAAAATAGCCAAGATGATGGTGACCAGGTTTGGAATGAGTGACAAG CTTGGTGTCATGACCTATGCTGACCTGACTAAACAGAGCCCTGAGACGCAGGCTGCCATCGAAAAGGAAGTGAGGGTCCTGCTCAAG GACTCGTATGAGCGAGCCAAAAACCTCTTGAAGACATACAGTGACGAGCACAAGACGTTGGCTGAGGCTCTGCTA